One stretch of Numidum massiliense DNA includes these proteins:
- a CDS encoding NAD(P)-dependent malic enzyme: MSSLREEALRIHKENRGKLAVQSKVPVTNAHDLSLAYSPGVAEPCKEIYSDPDRVFDYTAKGNMVAVVSDGTAVLGLGNIGPEAALPVMEGKAVLFKAFAGVDAIPLCLKTTDIEKVVETVKLLEPTFGGVNLEDIAAPNCFIIEERLNKETNIPIFHDDQHGTAIVTLAGLINALKVVGRDVGDIRVVANGAGAAGVAIVKLLLSVGVRDVIMCDSRGAIYEGRPHGMNWVKEELAKVTNKDRVQGDLPEVIRGADVFIGVSVEGAVTPEMVRSMNSDPIIFAMANPSPEIMPEAAHAAGAKVVGTGRSDFPNQVNNVLAFPGIFRGALDVRATHINEQMKITAAYAIADLIDDRERRADYVIPAPFDKRVAPAVAAAVAEAAMASGVARVHVDPAEVRQRTAQLFK; encoded by the coding sequence TTGTCGTCGTTACGTGAAGAAGCTCTACGGATACATAAGGAAAACCGTGGGAAGTTAGCTGTGCAATCGAAGGTACCTGTGACGAATGCGCACGACCTAAGTTTAGCCTACTCCCCGGGGGTAGCTGAACCTTGCAAAGAAATTTACAGCGATCCCGATCGCGTCTTTGATTATACGGCGAAAGGGAATATGGTGGCTGTCGTCTCCGACGGCACAGCTGTGTTAGGGTTGGGAAACATTGGCCCGGAAGCAGCTTTGCCTGTCATGGAAGGAAAAGCTGTGTTATTCAAAGCGTTTGCGGGGGTAGACGCCATCCCGCTTTGTCTTAAGACGACCGATATCGAAAAAGTGGTCGAAACGGTTAAACTGTTAGAACCGACCTTCGGCGGAGTCAACCTAGAGGACATCGCCGCACCGAATTGTTTTATTATTGAAGAACGATTAAATAAGGAAACGAACATCCCGATCTTTCACGACGATCAGCACGGTACAGCGATCGTGACGTTAGCTGGGTTAATCAACGCGCTAAAAGTCGTCGGGCGGGACGTGGGCGATATTCGCGTCGTAGCTAACGGAGCCGGTGCCGCTGGAGTGGCGATTGTTAAATTGCTCCTAAGCGTCGGCGTACGTGACGTGATCATGTGCGATAGCCGCGGCGCGATTTACGAAGGGCGCCCGCACGGAATGAACTGGGTGAAAGAAGAATTGGCGAAAGTGACGAACAAGGACCGCGTGCAAGGGGACCTGCCGGAAGTTATTCGCGGCGCCGACGTCTTTATCGGCGTCTCCGTCGAAGGAGCGGTGACGCCGGAGATGGTGCGTTCGATGAACAGCGATCCAATTATTTTTGCCATGGCGAATCCGTCGCCAGAAATAATGCCAGAAGCGGCGCACGCGGCCGGGGCGAAAGTCGTCGGCACTGGACGGTCCGACTTTCCGAACCAAGTAAACAACGTGCTCGCCTTTCCGGGCATCTTTCGCGGTGCGCTCGACGTACGGGCGACACACATTAACGAACAGATGAAAATAACTGCCGCCTACGCAATCGCGGACTTAATCGACGATCGCGAACGCCGGGCCGATTACGTCATTCCGGCGCCGTTCGACAAACGCGTCGCTCCTGCCGTAGCAGCTGCTGTCGCGGAAGCGGCGATGGCGAGCGGGGTCGCCCGCGTGCACGTCGATCCGGCTGAAGTGCGTCAGCGGACCGCACAGCTGTTCAAGTAA